The Theileria annulata chromosome 3, complete sequence, *** SEQUENCING IN PROGRESS *** genome has a segment encoding these proteins:
- a CDS encoding GTP-binding protein, putative, whose translation MGKLIKNVAENVYNVIPKPSKPFVDIKRIKCIGGKGGDGALAFSKHGPHHLLGPGLPVGGRGGNGGNVYAEPIKKLNERSDFSSIPSVVVGKNGSPGKGNRIRGNNGEDVLLRMPIGTQIYKFEPLGDLENWRNLCDNWSKNLIADFDSIECERVLLASGGLGGLGNNFSTPYESEFGTEPEENYYELQLKLIADVGLLGLPNVGKSTLFSTITRCVSKVGNYPFTTLSPYVGYVKFNDGVDLSIVDLPGIIDCGKENLFLSHLERVRLILYLIDPCNPTHNCIENFNTLRCFREKLIGYNLSEKPFIIVTSKMDIACKLSCKRTDELQQYVLTYVLTFYLAVLYRN comes from the exons ATGGgcaaattaataaaaaatgtagCAGAAAATGTTTATAACGTTATTCCTAAGCCTTCTAAACCTTTTGTAGATATTAAACGCATCAAA TGTATTGGTGGGAAGGGAGGTGATGGAGCTTTAGCCTTTTCTAAACATGGCCCTCACCATCTACTGGGTCCAGGTCTTCCTGTAGGTGGAAGAGGAGGAAACGGAGGCAATGTTTATGCAGAACCTATTAAGAAATTGAATGAAAGATCTGATTTCAGTAGTATTCCATCAGTTGTTGTTGGTAAAAACGGCTCACCAGGCAAA GGTAATAGAATTAGAGGTAATAATGGAGAGGATGTATTATTAAGAATGCCAATTGGGACCCAGATATATAAATTCGAGCCTTTGGGGGATTTGGAGAATTGGAGGAATTTGTGTGATAATTGGAGTAAAAATTTAATCGCAGATTTTGACTCAATT GAGTGTGAAAGGGTATTATTGGCTTCTGGAGGATTAGGAGGTTTGGGGAACAATTTTAG TACACCCTACGAATCGGAATTTGGAACTGAACCTGAGGAAAATTACTAT gaattacaactaaaattaatcgCAGATGTTGGTTTATTAGGGTTACCAAATGTTGGAAAATCAACACTTTTTTCAACA atAACTCGGTGCGTGAGTAAAGTTGGTAATTATCCATTCACAACATTGTCGCCATATGTTGGatatgtaaaatttaatgatg GAGTTGACTTAAGTATTGTGGACTTGCCTGGAATCATCGACTGTGGCAAAGAAAACTTGTTCCTAAGTCATCTTGAGCGTGTCAGGCTAATTCTGTACTTAATTGATCCCTGCAATCCCACACACAACTGTATAGAAAACTTTAACACTCTCAG ATGTTTTAGAGAAAAACTTATTGGTTATAACTTGTCTGAAAAGCCCTTTATAATAGTAACATCAAAGATGGATATCGCATGCAAATTATCTTGTAAAAGGACGGACGAGCTTCAGCAATACGTATTGACTTATGTATTAACCTTTTATTTAGCTGTTCTCTATCGGAATTAA
- a CDS encoding cytidine and deoxycytidylate deaminase family protein, putative (Moderate Pfam hit (5.7e-09) cytidine deaminase domain) → MIEFTEDEVKIFMKLALEEAKKALDKEEIAVACIIVSKATREVVASSSNATNLTYNSTWHCELEAINKLIDMEPNGYKSEQDSEKLREFCSGFALFVTCEPCIMCTTALQIIGIFLLMYYGCKNEKFGGCGSVLSLHLSKVIFRNGDLPRINCLGGLLSEESVNLLQTFYSRGNPRGAFLYLN, encoded by the exons ATGATAGAGTTTACTGAGGATGAGGtgaaaatttttatgaaATTGGCTCTTGAGGAG GCCAAAAAGGCCCTGGATAAGGAGGAAATCGCTGTTGCTTGTATCATAGTTTCAAAAGCTACGAGAGAGGTCGTAGCTTCATCCTCAAACGCTACAAATTTGACATACAAT tCAACTTGGCACTGTGAACTCGAGGccataaataaattgattgACATGGAACCGAACGGGTACAAGTCAGAACAAGATTCTGAAAAATTGAGAGAGTTTTGTTCAGGATTTGCTCTGTTTGTTACTTGTGAACCTTGTATTATGTGTACTACAGCACTTCAGATTATCGGTATCTTTCTACTCA TGTATTATGGTtgtaaaaatgaaaagtTTGGAGGTTGTGGTTCCGTTTTATCATTACACCTATC TAAAGTTATATTTAGGAATGGAGATTTACCACGTATAAATTGCCTTGGAGGATTATTGTCAGAAGAGTCAGTGAATCTACTCCAGACTTTCTATTCTAGGGGGAATCCCAGAGGTGCTTTCCTAtacttaaattaa
- a CDS encoding uncharacterized protein (Contains 2 putative transmembrane domains;~2 probable transmembrane helices predicted for TA18250 by TMHMM2.0 at aa 50-72 and 79-98), which translates to MAEDKPLSEVYKNVVYSVSDLYSYTDLQKLLDSNTRAAFKEIGLKIDNNVIYFRLAFYLLLNAVGAYTTFFVHVEKSKFLLKVMLIVFFSLFSVYIAYDKVLLCRAHFVVKLKYGQELRGWKELLKLVRYKRKGRKNRTETYTLPLGDLFFSDGECDYDHFVKLMEKLKPTLLSLDRKTKKQD; encoded by the exons atggCAGAGGATAAGCCCCTCAGCGAAgtgtataaaaatgtagTTT ATTCTGTGTCGGATTTATACTCTTACACCGATCTCCAAAAGTTACTCGACTCAAATACGAGAGCA gCTTTTAAAGAAATCGGTCTTAAAATCGATAATAATGTCATCTACTTCAGACTTGCTTTCTATTTACTTCTGAACGCAGTCGGAGCCTACACCACCTTCTTCGTTCACGTAGAAAAGTCaaaatttttgttaaaGGTTATGTTG ATTGTTTTTTTCTCTTTATTTTCCGTCTATATCGCCTACGATAAGGTTCTCCTATGCAGAGCACATTTTGTCGTAAAACTCAAA TATGGGCAAGAGTTAAGAGGTTGGAAGGAACTTTTGAAATTAGTAC gTTATAAAAGAAAGGGTCGAAAAAATAGGACTGAAACATACACATTACCCCTAGGTGATTTGTTTTTCTCAGACGGAGAGTGCGATTATGACcattttgtaaaattaatggaGAAGCTCAAACCGACGCTTCTTAGTCTTGACAGAAAAACTAAAAAACAAgactaa
- a CDS encoding perforin-related protein, putative (Shows Pfam hit (3.56e-05) to MACPF domain at the C-terminal end; the first 13 exons of the protein could be part of a separate hypothetical protein), which translates to MEEKFIEYLGLGYNIKQSSPIGNDVDDLIDLAYKEPVISFENSTSVVGKGSEINLPLGVWIRNESLCYRTSSVIKSENDKVNSKIFTEDIKLNMVNYEYKLENKSLNKLLTRNNLRIKKINCSIHTSGMIISYQWNLKKSILILLNKIQNKLVNDSGHSSSNNSQLNQKNIEKYWYNIFNTYGTHVLTKITLGGKVIEINTADGSENTTKDTSIFGNKFDLNFFKTSLNSISKDNIENLDKNEQEKIMIFGGNAITTNRKRTNNYGEINYVKKLDKQKWIETIKYNPVPIKFELTPLSYFIYQNFSSSNPQLNEKEGNKLNLIIKNYSGIINNLEYLGSGYSFDRLEQRVNNFKAPIIEIRKSTFVGNLAKNVNNYWIDVQNQFICDISTEELNIENEDELEKRLYTHVHDSYLDSYSSYNNNEYTHDDMLHTLNKYNKLLIKTYKCIVYKANLTTLDFLKNINDENRENSDDIFILKVLRILYKNCNSEFDSQKCPISKFKDDPFNPNCIKCVMPWVQFFKDYGTSLTKQITMGGVINKFYNLKRYDGSMNKEYKKKTVKESSTFFHLSKYKSESMEEKNSGESDKEELEEVYTLTIGPEPPGNVANSNVISDWLEKVIQNPTPIDFELVPLIQIIPDKYLKVYENALKYYQKLYNISDLNGVNTVNSLVNTLRRGNGVVKILNEEMKNVKVCGKDERVMFGFCMSLGKNGELKQVQLLSNKINVCLFTKTVSRVLTWSICAHYNEQVNDFKQLILRPNYYLFKELKCPRDMKIFIGIKVNIKDPIEVELCESKESTCVGTNKPNEFLWILCVPQTVNTALVKSLIKTGGKHVENECPNKYKMLYGVKFLFSNDEIGFMMESCNKFYNKCDINCNNYIIKKINKNKKIPSLEYLGCGYDILFGNPLSDPELLVDPGFRDPIISYSIMFKKEKLFRKISYSNITNAWIRPLIECKRSNSRSVVDSMEKYKDMISVDSDIGVSSIDESAKFSLSANYSEINDLLKNNKNKIYVDKSYCFLLEAALPIHNSLKITKSFATAMNKLSKDFSNHTKDCNPIKYTDDKNSKDCKEIKKWMDLFEQFGTHFSYNIKLGGRITYITQEEGSKEEKENEKSGGAKIGHKLQKDNKGIGIEGNVQLIFGNKKGENKNLSFKYTNILGGLPVSDINKESEYVKWIKSVYKYPMPIRTQFAPISKIFKSKALKDSYDEAFRFYLNTSKVK; encoded by the exons ATGGAAGAAAAG TTTATAGAATATTTGGGACTTGGCTATAACATAAAACAATCTTCACCCATTGGAAATGATGTAGATGACCTAATTGACTTGGCCTACAAAGAACCTGTGATATCATTTGAAAACTCTACCAGTGTGGTTGGAAAAGGATCGGAAATCAATTTACCACTAGGGGTTTGGATCCGAAATGAATCGCTCTGTTATAGAACTTCTTCG GTAATAAAATCAGAAAACGATAAAGTGAACTCGAAAATATTTACTGAGGATATAAAGTTAAATATGGTCAATTACGAATATaaacttgaaaataaaagcttgaataaattattaacaagGAATAACTTAAggattaaaaaaataaactgTTCAATACATACCAGTGGAATGATTATCTCATATCAGTG GAACcttaaaaaatcaattttaatacttttGAATAAGATACAAAATAAGCTGGTCAATGACTCTGGACACTCATCTAGTAATAATTCACAACtaaatcaaaaaaatatCGAGAAATATtggtataatatatttaatacttATGGTACTCATGTGTTGACGAAGATAACATTAGGGGGTAAAgtaatagaaataaatacAGCTGACGGGAGCGAAAATACAACCAAAGACACGAGCATATTCGGAAATAAGTTTGATTTAAACTTTTTTAAAACGAGCTTAAATTCTATTTCTAAAGACAACATAGAGAATTTGGACAAAAATGAGcaagaaaaaattatgattTTTGGAGGTAACGCCATAACTACTAATAGAAAAAGAACTAATAACTATGgtgaaataaattatgtcAAAAAATTGGACAAACAAAAATGGATTGAAACCATCAAATATAACCCGGTACCAATTAAGTTTGAATTAACTCCACTctcttattttatttatcaaaatttttcCA GTTCTAACCCACAACTGAATGAAAAGGAGGGTAACaagttaaatttaataattaagaattaCAGtggaataattaataatcttG AGTATTTGGGATCCGGATACAGTTTTGACCGTTTAGAACAAAgagttaataattttaaggctccaattattgaaattagAAAGTCAACATTTGTGGGAAATTTGGcaaaaaatgttaataacTATTGGATTGATGTGcaaaatcaatttatttgtGATATTTCAACTGAG gaactaaatatagaaaatgaagatgaaCTTGAGAAAAGATTGTACACACATGTCCACGATAGCTATTTGGATTCATATAGCAGTTATAACAATAATGAGTATACACATGATGACATGTTACACACCTTGAATAAATACAACAAACTACTTATTAAGACGTATAAATgtatagtatataaggCCAATTTAACAACATtggattttttaaaaaacataaatgatgaaaatagAGAAAATTCTGACgatattttcattttgaAGGTATTGAGAATACTTTATAAAAACTGTAATTCTGAATTTGATAGTCAAAAATGTCCTATTTCCAAATTCAAGGATGATCCATTTAATCCAAATTGCatcaaatgtgtaatgCCTTGGgtacaattttttaaagaCTATGGGACTTCTCTGACCAAACAAATAACTATgg gTGGAGTgattaacaaattttataatttgaaaaggtATGATGGAAGTATGAATAAAGAGTATAAAAAGAAAACAGTAAAGGAATCAAGTACATTTTTTCATCTTTCCAAGTACAAAAGTGAAAGTATGGAGGAAAAGAATTCAGGTGAAAGTGATAAGGAAGAACTTGAGGAAGTTTACACACTAACAATTGGTCCTGAACCACCTGGAAATGTAGCGAATTCAAATGTAATTTCAGATTGGTTAGAAAAGGTTATTCAAAATCCAACGCCAATTGATTTTGAACTTGTTCCATTAATCCAAATTATACCAgacaaatatttaaaagtttatgaaaatgccttaaaatattatcaaaaacTATACAACATTAGTGATTTGAATGGTGTAAATACAGTTAATTCTTTAGTTAACACG TTGAGGAGAGGAAATGGAGtagtaaaaatattaaatgaagaaatgAAGAATGTAAAGGTATGTGGCAAAGATGAACGGGTAATGTTTGGGTTTTGCATGTCACTGGGGAAGAATGGTGAATTGAAACAAGTCCAACTCTTAAGCAATAAGAT AAATGTGTGTTTGTTTACAAAAACGGTTTCGAGAGTATTAACCTGGTCAATATGTGCACACTATAACGAACAAGTAAACGATTTTAAACAACTCATTTTAAGGCCAAATTATTACTTATTTAAg GAGTTAAAGTGTCCAAGAgatatgaaaatttttattggaATAAAGGTTAATATTAAAGACCCAATTGAAGTTGAGTTATGTGAATCAA AAGAATCAACTTGTGTTGGTACTAATAAACCCAATGAGTTTTTATGGATTTTATGTGTACCTCAAACTGTAAATACAGCG TTAGTAAAaagtttaataaaaacaGGGGGGAAACATGTCGAAAATGAATGCCCaaataaatacaaaatGTTATACG gagttaaatttcttttttCTAATGATGAAATTGGATTCATGATGGAAAGTTGtaacaaattttacaaCAAATGTGATATTAACtgtaataatt atataattaaaaagatAAACAAGAACAAAAAGATACCTTCATTAG AATATCTTGGCTGTGGTTATGATATTCTGTTTGGAAATCCTCTGAGTGACCCTGAACTTTTAGTGGATCCAGGATTTAGAGATCctataatttcatattcAATCATGTTCAAGAAGGAAAAATTGTTCAGGAAAATCTCATACTCAAACATCACAAATGCCTGGATAAGACCTCTCATCGAGTGTAAACGTTCCAACTCA AGGTCTGTAGTTGATAGTATGGAGAAGTATAAAGATATGATATCAGTAGATAGTGATATTGGAGTATCAAGTATAGATGAAAGTGCAAAGTTTAGTTTATCAGCAAATTACTCCGAAATTAACGACTTATTAAAGAATAACAAAAACAAGATTTATGTTGATAAATCATACTGTTTCTTATTAGAAGCAGCTTTACCAATACATAATTCATT aaaGATTACTAAATCATTTGCAACTGCAATGAATAAATTGAGTAAAGATTTTTCAAATCACACCAAAGATTGTAATCCGATAAAGTATACAGATGATAAAAACAGCAAGGATTGCAAGGAGATAAAAAAGTGGATGGATCTCTTTGAACAATTTGGAACGCACTTTTCATACAACATTAAACTAG GAGGACGAATTACTTATATAACGCAAGAAGAAGGATCAAAAGAAGAGAAAGAGAATGAAAAATCAGGAGGTGCGAAAATCGGTCATAAATTGCAAAAGGATAATAAAGGTATTGGAATTGAAGGAAATGTGCAATTAATTTTCGGAAATAAAAAAGGTGAAAATAAGAATCTTTCCTTTAAATATACGAACATTCTGGGAGGTTTGCCTGTAAGTGATATTAATAAGGAATCTGAGTATGTTAAATGGATTAAAAGTGTGTATAAATATCCCATGCCAATCAGGACTCAATTTGCACCAATTTCGAAGATTTTTAAGTCCAAAGCTCTGAAAGACTCATATGATGAAGCTTTCAGATTCTATTTAAACACAAGTAAggttaaataa